CATAAtcagaatgaaattctttttgtcaaaaatatttttcatatgctagagtgatttaaaattaagtttactTGTACTGTTTGGTCTTTGGTGCATATTACCTGAAGATTGATTCTGGAAAAGGAATCACTGATGTATGGCATTTAGTCACCATACAATCACACTATAGTATTCCGTTTATGAGTCAAATCATGAGTTTGACAACCATAACTAAACAAAAGGGCACTGTATATTTTCTTGACAATTTTATTCTAGAAAGGCATTGTGCGTCTGTTTCTTAAAAGCGTTTGCACTGTATTTGAGAACTGTTATTTTATATTGCAAATATTTTAATAGGTGTCCTTGACTCACTCTCATAATTAGTTGTTGAAATTATAGActtaggtttagaaggaaaaggAGTTGATAGAGACAATATACTATGAAATTCTTGAGtagacaaaattgaaaaaagaaagatgtCACTGTCAATTTTATCTCAATAATATTCTGAAGATATATTCCTGAATAATTACTTCTTAATTATATAGTTGAGGTATAAACTATTAATTTGctaccctttatctagaatttTGTACTGTTCATAAAAAGAGTGTGAACAGCATGCTATTTATTCCATGTAGATATGTTGAAGGTGGAATGGGCTCAATATCCAAGGCTATTGGTAATGCTGCTATTGAAGCTGGAGCTCATGTTGTAACCAACGCTGAGGTATGCTATCAGGAATCTCTATTAAGTTTCAAATATACTTCCTCCACTGTCAGCAGTGCATCAAATTTCACATTCTAAGCAGATTCTGATAGGCTTGTGTCCTCCTTTTTTGCGATCAAAATCTTTCAAATGAAGGCATGCTTGGAATTCAAATAGTTTTTACTTCCTAAGGCATGATTGCTGGTGTGCACTGGTTTTAATCATGTAGTTTTTTTTCCCAATCTACCTGCTGATTGTTGAAAGGACCTTCTTCACTGAAGTTTCATTTGATCCAAATGAAAAGATCAACTTGtgatatcatataaaaaataatttgtttcattgaGAAAAAAGGGATAGGggaataaatgtttattttctaaCCTCCACATCCCTCtctccctttcttttctttttattccttcTGGGCCCTATCTAACCAGATGTGATATTCTGTATTCTTATAGGTGTCTCGGTTATTGATTGAAAACACTAGCACTGTCTGTGGGGTTAGTGTTGTTCGTGACTTGTGAATTTTCTCAATCGAGTGGATTTTTAAAGGTGGATCTTGGCAATTAAATTTTGTAGATATGACTAACATATAGGTGACTTTGGCTGATGGTACTGAAGTGCATTCTTCAATTGTTTTGTCTAATGCAACTCCATACAAAACTTTCATGGTACATTCTCAAACTAGCTGCAAATTCTAAGTTCTTCGGCACCTACACTTGCCATTAATTTATAGCATCTGCTAATATGAACCAGGAATTAGTGCCCAACGATATCCTCCCTGATGATTTTGTTCGTGCCATTAAGCACTCTGACTACAGTTCTGTAAGTTAACTATTTTCTcagtttatgtttattttttaggctaaaatatgtttgtaattcctaataaatatccgaattttgtgtttgtttcttaataaattttttcatttgttattagtctttttcaaagggataataataaatgaaaaaaattatcaggGAGCAAATACTATTTCGCTAATTTatcagggactaaaaaaaaggtcaaagagcaaaaaacaaaattattattttatcatggagcaaaaacgaagaaaaaatttattagggagtAAACACAAAATTCGGATATCTATTAGGGATCACGGACATATTTTAGCCTATTTTTTAATACCTTCAATCTCTACTGTGTTACTGAACTAGAATGATAGGTAAGATTGAAATCTTATGTAGACAGTGTGCTTTATATTTGATTGCTAATGAAGAATGCCTGGAATTAGTGAATGGGAAAATCACATTTCCTGGAGAAACTTCAAATATTAATCAGATAACAAACTGGGGGGTAATTATGACCAAAAACTAAAGAAAACAAATCTGGGATCGTTATAAACATGAACCTGTGAGAAAAATTTCTCCCACTTTCGTTAAATATGATTACGTTCTACGGGGACAGATCCAGAAATTTTATAAAGGGGggctgaaaaaaaaattcttcctttataattgtttaaatgactaacttttaataaataataattttaaaaaaattattatttttacacaaaattgaaactaatttttatattaaatgatgataaacttaattgttatcataataataacaaacacacaactaattttatacaattttacactagttatcattttaatcattgtaataaaacaacaaatacaactaattttacacaattttttactaattaacATTAACCATTATTACAAtaacaacatacaaaattaattttatataactttatacaaacaacttaaaaatatgtatgtatatacatGGAAAGTTgcaggggggggggggggggggatccagcccccccccccccccctaatcCATCCCTGAGGTTCTGGGCTAgccctttaaattttaaaaattgcaatGGTTAAAAAAACCCGGGAAGGACGGATTTTGATTTGGGGTTAAAGGGTTTTCTTTTCCAAAACCAAAAATTTTTGGAACCCTGGAAAAAAATTTGGGAAATCTTCCCAAAAAATTTCCTCATAAAATGCCATTCTTTTATTTGGTAAATATCTACTGAAACAGGCTACTACAAAACTAAATGTAGCAGTTGATAAATTGCCCGAATTTCGCTGTTGCAAGTTAGATCACCCACATGCTGGCCCACAGCATGTCGGCACAATTCATATAGGTTCAGAAAGGtatgttaaaattgaatctTATTTCATCTATTGTGGATTCATGTCATGCTGTCTAATCAATATCTACATTTGCTTTAACATTATTCGATTCAATATGGACTGTTGCAACTTATTTATTCTCAGAACATGACAGTTTTCTTTTCCCCTGTTAATTTCTATTTAGCATGGAGGAGATTCACTCTGCATGTCAAGATGCAGTAAATGGAGTACCATCGAGAAGACCGGTTATTGAGATGACAATTCCCTCTGTACTGGACAAAACTATTTCTCCACCTGGTACTTGAAACTGTGCGTTTAAGAATGTTGTGATATGTTCAGTTTACTGGAGGAGGTTTTATTACTTTGTTTCCAATGCTTTTGCCATATTTAATATGATGATTTCTTGGCATTGTTGAAGTGACTTTGTTTTTCCTTTAGCTTTCCATTGAATTTCTTTGACTATTGGACCAGAATTGGAGCATTGGCTTCTGTTTCAGCACTCATCTCGTTAATTTATCCGTATCTGATGACTTCATAATCTTTGATATATGTGGATGACATCTAGTTTATGAAATGCGATTTCTTCACAGGTAAGCATGTGATCAACCTGTTTGTGCAGTATACACCCTACAAACCATTGGATGGTGATTGGCAAGATCATGACTACAGAGTTAGTTTGTTTTGGTTGTTCTAGTTgcattttttcttatgttctgtTAGCATTTCAGTGCTTAGAGTTTTTGTTCTACCATAGTCACGCGCTTGTGTGTGCAGGCACCCACTTAATGCTAAAATTACTTGTTGAATATTCATTATGTTGAAGGTGCTTCATTATATCTTATCTATCCTCCTATTCAGGAATCGTTTGCACAAAAATGCTTCAAGTTGATTGATGAATATGCCCCTGGCTTCAGCACATCAATCATTGGTTACGATATGCTGACTCCACCGGACCTTGAAAGGGAAATCGGTTTGACAGGTAACTTTGCCACATTCAcccaaacaaaaacacaaactttcaaaaacaagtGCCAGGAAAATAGCATTTCCTAAGACACAAAATAGATACCTAAGAAACTGAGAAAGCATGAATGAAACTATGCTTCCCAATTCCAATCCCTCGATGTTCTACTAGAAAGCACTTGTACATTGTGACCATTAACATTTTGAAGTGTTCTTTGGGGCAGGAGGGAATATATTCCATGGAGCTATGGGGTTGGATTCCCTTTTCCTCATGCGACCTGCAAAGGGATGGTAAGCTAACTTGAGCTGGCTTGGAATATAATCTTGTTTTAGTTTGACATATAACTGATCATAACCATGCTGTTCCTTCTACTGATAATTACATGAATGTTTTCATTGATTTGGGACTTAGGTCAAACTACAAGACTCCGCTTCGAGGGTTATACTTATGCGGAAGTGGGGCACATCCTGGTGGTGGTGTTATGGGAGCACCTGGGCGTAATGCTGCTCGTTTAGTTCTTCAAGAAGTTGGAGAAAGAACTTAAAGTGGTGATACTGAGTTATGATTCTCACCCAAATGGTTACTGCCTGCAAACTGGCTCGGAAAGATGGCTATGGCTCTTTCATTGGAATTATATGCAGTAACTATTGCAAAATTTGCAACGCGTCAGATAGAAGAATCATCGTGACAATGATTTATCAATTTGGATGAGCTGCATAACAAAGATGCAGAAACCTGTAATGTGGATTTCCGAACACTACAACTTGTAATCCTTTTTGATAATTTGACTGCTGTTCAATGCATTGATTCCAGTAATTACTGTTTGACACAGGACATCCATGGTTgatcatgaatatgaattataatGTGTAGGAAAGTATTTATACGCGGTCAACATTTCAAGTAAATTGAATCAATAGATTAACTGAAATTGGGATCAGCTAGGAACAATGAGTGCTAAGTAAAATTGTacacaacattttttatttatcaacaaGGGTAAGAATCGATCACAAATACAAACTCACCATTAGATCACCAGTAGCAACCATGGTTAACTCAAAACTGTAATTCAGGGTGTCAGTCGTCGTTTCAATTAGGAGCACTCGCATTAGGGTTTTGGACAACTACATCCTATGGACTTCCCTGAACATAGATACTCCTTCAACTTTTGACCCTCTTGTATGTCTAGATGCAGATCCTTCCGGAAGTCAATTGAAATTATATTATCGTGACCTCCAACCAGAAACAGATTTTGGAACAAGGTTGATTGCATTGGATGCTGATTCAAGCCTGCTTTCACGTATAAACCACGTTCAGAAATATACGGGTATGCACAcacaaaaatacatataataacTGTTTCTCACAAATGTTACATTAAAATGGacattatgtaaaaaaataataattttaattcatcatCATTTCAtgtttaaaatacaaataagctttttataaataaggttaattaattattaggtTTCTAAACTATTTGAGTTTTTAGTTAGGTTCCTAaactaaaattttgtaattgggtctttgatcttgtaattttttttaattgagtctcttaagatttttaaaattgtcacaTTGTCATTTTCTGATGGTACTATGCCgctataaactaattttagatttttagggatTCAATTACAACAATTTTACAAGAACAAGGACCCAGTGACATTTTAGTTTAGAGACAAAATCATTCATTGGCATAGCCTAAGGTTACTACCACACTCATTTTATATCTTCTAAACCTAGCCTAAGGTTACCACCACATTGGCGTAACAATTGGTATTTAGTgttcatcaattaaaaaaatatttttttcctttagatTCTGAAGTAGTCCTACTAATTGGTATCTGAGCTCCAATCTTGGAACAATGGATATCAAATCTTGAAGATGATTCCAGGGAAATCCTTTACTTTGCATCTTATAATCCGAGCCGAAGGCTGCTGCCATATTGGCAAAACAATTGGCATTTATGATTCATCAATAAAAGGTCATTCTTTCCTTTAGATACTGAACCAGTTCAATCACAATAATGgactaaaatgtaaaaaagaacGACCGTGTTAAAACCCAGATGGGAAAGAAGAGCACCTTGATATTTCTTCAATAGCCTTCATAACCTCGTTTGAACTTGTCTCCAACACCTGGCCTCCGAGAATGATCTCATCTAGTATGGTATGCATCTGCAGATGAACTAATTTTTTAGGATCACATTTATGAAAATTTAAGATGCAGATTTGCTTGGGTTCAAGTATTGACAGCTACTAAGCAAAAGAGTGAAATGGCTTCCCAAAATTGAAGGGCATTTGCAGAACAGCccaaaattagagaaaaaataaacatataaaggAGTTGtcaatttcaagtaaaaagaataaagccaaatattttttgttgcttCAGAATCTAACAAGTCAAACTCAGACTGCAGCAAACTCCAGCAAATTATATAGGCAGCAGAAAATGTTTCCCTAAATCATAATACAGtttctaattcatttcttgCTACAGAGGCACATTATAATAGagttaatttgaaataaatataagattCATAATCAGGGGCACAAAGCATACAACCTTACTATAGTTGAACACGATATCAAGCTCACATACATTTCTGAAGCATTTGTCCAATGTTTCAACAAACACTGAAGGCAGAAAGGAACAAAGTAAGCAAATCAATCCATAAAATTAACAACAATGTAAGAGGCTGCAATAAACAACTGTTAGCACATCTACACAAAAGCCATGCAGAATGTAATGAATAATACATAGTGATAATGCAAATAATTACTCCACCAGGATCCTTGGCACAATATGCAATAGAATTGAAATGGCTTAAGAAAATGACTAATTTCAAGGTTGAATAGACTGTTAACACTTTAACACTATTACCTCCAATACCAATTCTCTGAGGAAAAGAGTCCAGAATGTGAAAAAAGCAAAATGACCTCAAAAACATTTAGCTCAAATAGGAATTCAAATTAAGATTGCTTTAAAGAGTTGTTTGAACCAATTTGTAATTAGGTTGCATAGAATTTTCCTAGAACttggattaaatttattttctttcccttcAAAAATCTAGAATGTAAATGAATTTACAGAGGGATATTCTTTCACATGCTTATGGTGTAAAACAACAACTAAGTCATATCCCATAATGCAAGGTTGGCTACATACATGGATTGAAGGACATCATTAAAGGGAACCGGCATTAAATGTATTGTTATCTTTTAATCAGATAAACAATTACACCTGTCATACTATTTGTAAGTTTGATCAATGCTAAAAAATTCAGTTAATCAGATGGTGTAGAGTGTAGACAGTTCTCAACCTTGTAAACTTGAAGGTTATTAGATGGTGCATGGCAGATTTTCACTTCAAAAGTTATACATTATTCTGTGCATAGTATCATCGCATATTTGACTCAAGATAGGGGGTGTCAATCATAAAAAGGGCAACCTAGTGGTATAAACCTCATGCTATGAGTTGGTCCAATGAAGGGTCCAACCTCTGTGTGGGTCTATTTTAGGCACTAGGTAGTTTTACCTTGCATCTGCAAGAGGTTGATTCTATGACTTGAATCTATAACTGCCACAACTCATGGCGACAACTCCAGCTGTTGTGCCAAGGCCTCCTTCAAGGGGTGTTGAtcataattatgtaattttgatATCATTCTGTAATTTTCACATGGAATAATTTTTAGgattaactttttattattacagTTAGTTTTGGGATGATTACAGTAGGTTTGAAGTCCTAAAAGTACAGCCTACCTGTTAATAAAATTCTAGAAGAGTTTCTATCGTCATCTATGTTGTATAAGTATAACTTCTATTAAGTTTTCAAGTGTTAAATATGTTAAATGTTCATATGTTAAAGGATCTAAAACCTAGAACAACAATACTCTAATTCTAACTTCAATCGTCCTAGTCCTCAACCTATTATTGATATAAACTATAAAGAAGCTTCATTGGTTGTCTTTCCCTTCCCTGTATTGATGACATCCATAGAATGGAAATTAAGTCATTTGTAACTATTATTCATAGCAAGTTTGATACATTTTCCTTAAGTTAGTCAACCTAGAAGGAATATGTAGCTGTAAGGATGGTAAAAGGTCAGTATAGGCATGGTTCGATACCTTATAGTTTACCTACTTTGGGAGGAACTTGATGATGTGTATTACAATATCAAAATAAGTAATGAATGATAAAACCAGTACTGCAG
The Glycine max cultivar Williams 82 chromosome 16, Glycine_max_v4.0, whole genome shotgun sequence genome window above contains:
- the LOC100781247 gene encoding pyridine nucleotide-disulfide oxidoreductase domain-containing protein 2, with translation MWRRSFSSSTAATTATLKGKKWDALIIGGGHNGLTAAAYLARGGLSVAVLERRHVIGGAAVTEELVPGFKFSRCSYLQSLLRPSVIKELELGKHGLKLLKRNPSSFTPCLDGRYLLLGPDKDLNHSEISKFSLADAQAYPRYESQLESFCKFMDLVLDSPPPESVHHKSSINEKLKNKIQNSVFWASCLRQVSSLGQKDMVNFMDLLLSPASKVLNNWFETDVLKATLATDAVIGSTASVHTPGSGYVLLHHVMGETDGERGIWSYVEGGMGSISKAIGNAAIEAGAHVVTNAEVSRLLIENTSTVCGVTLADGTEVHSSIVLSNATPYKTFMELVPNDILPDDFVRAIKHSDYSSATTKLNVAVDKLPEFRCCKLDHPHAGPQHVGTIHIGSESMEEIHSACQDAVNGVPSRRPVIEMTIPSVLDKTISPPGKHVINLFVQYTPYKPLDGDWQDHDYRESFAQKCFKLIDEYAPGFSTSIIGYDMLTPPDLEREIGLTGGNIFHGAMGLDSLFLMRPAKGWSNYKTPLRGLYLCGSGAHPGGGVMGAPGRNAARLVLQEVGERT